One genomic region from Cyanobium usitatum str. Tous encodes:
- the rpsJ gene encoding 30S ribosomal protein S10, translated as MSTAIAQQKIRIRLKAFDRRMLDLSCEKIIETADHTAATAIGPIPLPTKRKIYCVLRSPHVDKDSREHFETRTHRRIIDIYSPSAKTIDALMKLDLPSGVDIEVKL; from the coding sequence ATGTCCACCGCCATTGCCCAGCAGAAGATCCGCATTCGCCTCAAGGCGTTTGATCGCCGGATGCTTGATCTCTCCTGCGAAAAAATCATCGAAACTGCCGACCACACTGCCGCCACGGCGATCGGCCCCATTCCGCTACCCACCAAGCGCAAGATCTACTGCGTGCTGCGCTCGCCCCACGTCGACAAAGACTCCCGCGAGCACTTCGAAACCCGCACCCATCGGCGCATCATCGATATCTACAGCCCTTCGGCAAAGACGATCGACGCCCTGATGAAGCTTGACCTGCCCAGCGGCGTTGATATTGAAGTCAAGCTCTGA
- a CDS encoding ribonuclease HII, giving the protein MGRPEPDPWQGRDPGECAGVDEVGRGCLFGPVFAAAVVLPAAALPPLAGLGLTDSKKLTARRRAALVPVIQRLAASWALGQASAAEIDRGGIRLATELAMARALQKLSCPFELLLVDGVLPLRGWHGDQITMVRGDSHCLAIAAASVLAKQARDALITALAQRYPGYGLERHAGYGTALHRAALQNLGTTPLHRHSFLGRLELSAPGTRGDSR; this is encoded by the coding sequence GTGGGCCGGCCGGAGCCGGATCCCTGGCAGGGCCGGGATCCGGGCGAGTGCGCCGGCGTTGATGAGGTAGGTCGTGGCTGTCTGTTCGGCCCTGTGTTTGCCGCTGCGGTAGTGCTGCCGGCCGCAGCGCTACCGCCCTTGGCTGGTCTGGGGCTCACCGATAGCAAAAAGCTCACCGCCCGGCGCAGGGCGGCCTTGGTACCCGTTATCCAGCGTCTGGCTGCTTCCTGGGCCCTCGGCCAGGCCTCAGCGGCAGAAATCGATCGCGGCGGCATCCGGCTAGCAACCGAGCTGGCCATGGCCCGCGCCCTGCAAAAACTGTCGTGTCCGTTTGAGCTGCTGCTGGTGGATGGGGTGCTGCCCCTGCGGGGCTGGCACGGCGACCAGATCACAATGGTGCGAGGCGATAGCCACTGCCTGGCGATTGCGGCCGCCAGCGTGCTGGCTAAGCAGGCCCGGGACGCCTTGATCACCGCCCTGGCGCAGCGCTATCCGGGCTATGGGCTGGAGCGACACGCTGGTTATGGCACGGCCTTGCATCGCGCCGCCCTCCAAAACCTCGGCACAACGCCGCTGCATCGTCATAGTTTTTTGGGGCGGCTGGAGCTCAGTGCTCCTGGCACCAGAGGCGATAGTCGCTGA
- a CDS encoding DUF1997 domain-containing protein — MPLAFCASQQLQLDVSHQPERLAAYLSDQDRVVKALLDPNQLEPLGPGRYRYAVTHLQVFQLQIQPVVDLRIRLAQERLVLEATECELEGLGLVDDFQLTLGSWLAAGANGLEGEASLAVTVSQPSLLKLIPAKVLEATGRSLLAGILLGIKGRVGQQLLSDYRLWCQEH; from the coding sequence ATGCCCCTGGCCTTCTGCGCCAGTCAGCAACTGCAACTTGACGTGAGCCACCAGCCCGAACGGCTGGCCGCCTACTTGAGCGATCAGGATCGGGTGGTCAAAGCCCTGCTGGATCCCAACCAGCTCGAGCCCCTTGGCCCAGGTCGCTATCGCTACGCGGTGACCCATCTGCAGGTATTTCAACTGCAGATTCAGCCAGTGGTAGATCTGCGCATCCGTCTTGCCCAAGAACGGCTGGTACTGGAAGCCACCGAGTGTGAACTGGAGGGTTTGGGGCTAGTGGATGATTTCCAGCTCACCCTGGGATCCTGGTTGGCAGCGGGTGCCAACGGGCTGGAAGGGGAAGCCAGCTTGGCCGTGACGGTGAGCCAGCCATCGCTGCTCAAACTGATTCCAGCCAAGGTGCTGGAGGCCACCGGCCGCTCTCTGCTGGCGGGCATCTTGCTGGGCATCAAGGGCCGGGTGGGGCAGCAGCTACTCAGCGACTATCGCCTCTGGTGCCAGGAGCACTGA
- the tuf gene encoding elongation factor Tu: MAREKFERNKPHVNIGTIGHVDHGKTTLTAAITNVLASQGMAKAQAYDEIDGAPEEKERGITINTAHVEYETVKRHYAHVDCPGHADYVKNMITGAAQMDGAILVVAATDGPMAQTKEHILLAKQVGVPALVVFLNKKDMVDDEEILELVELEMRELLSSYDFPGDDIPVVAGSALKALEFIQAGNKAERGANEWVDKILDLMDAVDESIPEPEREVDKPFLMAIEDVFSITGRGTVATGRIERGKVKVGETVQIVGIRDTRETTVTGVEMFRKLLEEGLAGDNCGLLLRGIQKEDIERGMVLVKPNSIKPHTKFEGEVYVLKKEEGGRHTPFFAGYRPQFYIRTTDVTGQITAFTSDDGANVEMVMPGDRIKMTGELICPVAIEQGMRFAIREGGRTIGAGVVSKIIA; the protein is encoded by the coding sequence ATGGCACGCGAGAAGTTCGAAAGGAACAAACCCCACGTCAACATTGGCACTATCGGCCACGTTGACCACGGCAAAACCACCCTCACGGCTGCCATCACCAACGTGTTGGCGTCCCAGGGCATGGCCAAGGCCCAGGCCTACGACGAAATCGATGGTGCTCCTGAGGAGAAAGAGCGGGGCATCACTATCAACACGGCCCACGTCGAGTACGAGACAGTCAAGCGTCACTACGCTCACGTGGACTGCCCCGGCCACGCTGACTACGTCAAGAACATGATCACCGGTGCCGCCCAGATGGACGGCGCGATCCTGGTAGTAGCAGCGACCGACGGGCCGATGGCCCAGACCAAGGAACACATCCTCCTTGCCAAGCAGGTGGGCGTTCCCGCCCTAGTGGTGTTCCTCAATAAGAAGGACATGGTCGACGACGAGGAAATCCTCGAGCTCGTCGAACTGGAAATGCGCGAGCTGCTCAGCAGCTACGACTTCCCTGGCGATGACATCCCCGTGGTGGCAGGTTCAGCCCTGAAGGCCCTCGAATTTATCCAAGCTGGCAACAAGGCCGAGCGCGGTGCCAATGAGTGGGTTGACAAGATTCTCGACCTAATGGATGCCGTCGACGAGTCGATTCCCGAGCCCGAGCGCGAGGTCGACAAGCCCTTCTTGATGGCAATCGAGGACGTTTTCTCGATCACCGGTCGTGGCACCGTGGCAACTGGCCGTATCGAACGCGGCAAGGTCAAGGTTGGCGAAACCGTCCAGATCGTCGGCATCCGCGACACCCGCGAGACCACTGTCACCGGCGTGGAAATGTTCCGCAAGCTGCTCGAAGAGGGCTTGGCTGGCGACAACTGTGGACTACTGCTGCGCGGTATCCAGAAGGAGGACATCGAGCGCGGCATGGTGCTGGTGAAGCCCAACTCCATCAAGCCCCACACCAAATTTGAAGGTGAGGTGTATGTGCTTAAGAAGGAAGAAGGCGGCCGCCACACCCCCTTCTTTGCTGGCTATCGCCCCCAGTTCTACATCCGTACAACTGACGTAACTGGCCAGATCACCGCCTTCACCTCTGACGACGGTGCCAACGTCGAGATGGTGATGCCCGGCGACCGCATCAAGATGACCGGCGAGCTCATCTGCCCCGTGGCCATTGAGCAGGGCATGCGCTTTGCTATTCGCGAAGGTGGCCGCACCATCGGTGCTGGCGTGGTCTCCAAGATCATCGCCTGA
- a CDS encoding Rne/Rng family ribonuclease, whose amino-acid sequence MPQQIVIAEQLRIAAVLNDERVDELVVAQGRYQIGDVYLGTVENVLPGIDAAFVNIGESEKNGFIHVTDLGPLRLRKGAAGITELLEPRQKVLVQVMKEPTGTKGPRLTGNLALPGRFLVLQPHGQGVNISRRINGENERNRLRALGVLIKPPGAGLLIRTEAEAVSEELLIDDLEALLRQWEGIQTAAESASPPVLLNRDEDFVHRVLRDLYSPELVRVVVDTPEAVARANAFLGSDHTTVLVEAHTESAEILEHFKVNAAIRDALKPRVDLPSGGYVIIEPTEALTVIDVNSGSFTRSANSRETVLWTNCEAAVEIGRQLKLRNIGGVVIIDFIDMESRRDQLQLLEHFTQAVRDDAARPQIAQLTELGLVELTRKRQGQNIYELFGRACPSCGGLGHVAVLPGKDTLQPLATLTGLVRSAASARAEVLSPAIPEAATGRRRRGGRGGRNGSEFLDAPGTQAADGVEIVPIEAPVSSSSASMEPAPRRFDQELVAVPMDADQELVFGWMGLNPALLLEQPPSNDNVVVRVVRPGMEAEEVLEQARQQLAAAGSRRRRGRGGRGGTAVAADAQYGNGDMPALVEITPLPERSEPETVVTVSVPTTASIAPPEVEIPARRGRTRSSAAKTPAAKTQTSQATTPQAPTSQTDTAVAVAEPELDESGEPRRRRRRSSASS is encoded by the coding sequence ATGCCCCAGCAGATCGTCATAGCCGAGCAACTGCGAATCGCCGCAGTTCTCAACGACGAACGTGTTGATGAACTGGTTGTAGCCCAAGGCCGCTATCAGATCGGAGACGTCTATCTAGGCACCGTTGAAAATGTGTTGCCTGGCATCGATGCCGCTTTTGTAAATATCGGCGAAAGCGAAAAGAACGGCTTTATTCACGTCACCGATCTGGGTCCCCTGCGGCTGCGCAAGGGAGCTGCCGGCATTACCGAGCTACTGGAGCCGCGCCAGAAGGTGTTGGTGCAGGTGATGAAGGAGCCCACGGGCACCAAGGGGCCTCGCCTCACCGGCAACCTGGCCTTGCCGGGGCGGTTTTTGGTGCTGCAGCCCCACGGCCAGGGAGTGAACATCTCCCGCCGCATCAACGGTGAGAACGAGCGCAACCGGCTGCGGGCCCTCGGTGTGCTGATCAAGCCACCAGGCGCCGGCCTGTTGATCCGCACCGAGGCAGAAGCTGTTAGCGAAGAGCTGCTGATCGACGACCTTGAAGCCCTGCTGCGCCAGTGGGAGGGCATCCAAACCGCCGCCGAAAGCGCCAGCCCACCGGTGCTGCTCAACCGCGACGAAGACTTTGTGCATCGCGTCTTGCGCGATCTCTACAGCCCAGAGCTGGTGCGGGTGGTGGTTGATACCCCGGAAGCGGTTGCCCGGGCCAATGCCTTTTTGGGCTCTGATCACACCACGGTGCTGGTGGAAGCTCACACCGAGTCGGCTGAGATTCTCGAGCACTTCAAGGTCAATGCCGCCATTCGCGATGCCTTGAAGCCGCGAGTTGATCTGCCTTCTGGCGGCTACGTGATTATCGAGCCCACCGAGGCGCTCACTGTCATTGATGTCAACTCCGGCTCCTTTACCCGCTCGGCCAACTCCCGCGAGACGGTGCTCTGGACCAACTGCGAAGCGGCGGTGGAGATCGGCCGCCAGCTGAAGCTGCGCAATATCGGTGGGGTGGTGATCATCGACTTCATTGATATGGAGTCCCGTCGTGATCAGCTGCAGCTGCTCGAGCATTTCACCCAGGCGGTTCGAGACGATGCCGCCCGTCCCCAGATAGCCCAGCTCACCGAGCTCGGCCTAGTGGAGCTCACCCGCAAGCGCCAGGGTCAGAACATCTACGAATTGTTTGGGCGAGCTTGTCCCAGCTGTGGGGGCCTGGGTCATGTGGCCGTTCTCCCTGGCAAAGACACGCTGCAGCCCCTGGCAACCCTCACCGGCCTGGTGCGCTCCGCCGCATCGGCTCGCGCTGAGGTACTCAGCCCCGCCATCCCCGAGGCCGCTACCGGTCGCCGCCGCCGAGGCGGTCGAGGCGGGCGCAATGGCAGTGAGTTCCTCGATGCGCCTGGCACCCAGGCCGCTGATGGGGTCGAGATCGTCCCGATTGAGGCCCCTGTCTCAAGCAGCAGCGCCAGCATGGAGCCGGCCCCCCGCCGCTTTGATCAGGAGCTGGTGGCCGTGCCGATGGATGCGGACCAGGAATTGGTGTTTGGCTGGATGGGCCTCAATCCCGCCCTGCTGCTCGAGCAGCCCCCCAGCAACGACAACGTCGTGGTCAGGGTGGTTCGCCCCGGCATGGAGGCGGAAGAAGTGCTGGAGCAAGCCAGGCAGCAGCTGGCCGCTGCCGGTTCCCGTCGTCGCCGTGGACGAGGTGGTCGTGGCGGTACCGCGGTCGCCGCTGACGCTCAGTACGGCAATGGAGATATGCCGGCGCTGGTGGAAATAACGCCCCTGCCAGAGCGCAGCGAGCCCGAGACTGTGGTCACGGTGTCGGTGCCGACCACTGCCAGCATCGCTCCTCCTGAAGTCGAGATTCCAGCTCGCCGCGGTCGCACCCGCAGTTCTGCGGCCAAAACCCCTGCAGCGAAAACCCAAACTTCTCAGGCCACAACCCCCCAAGCCCCAACCTCCCAAACTGACACCGCGGTGGCAGTTGCTGAGCCAGAGCTTGATGAGTCAGGCGAACCGCGCCGCCGCCGCCGGCGCTCCTCGGCCTCCAGCTGA
- a CDS encoding TIGR03960 family B12-binding radical SAM protein, with product MTVATSADAPVDFDALIDLGISKPARYLGNELGVKPRDWEADWKQVGVRWALTYPEVYEVGASNSGHIILYSIINAVPGQLCDRSYLPAPDLAARLRERGAPLFAVESRRPLAAFDILGFSLSYELGGTNILEMLELAGIPIRAADRGDLPLAHPDAPPLIFAGGPTATSNPEPFAAFFDFVALGDGEELLPEIGLVVAEARAAGHTRRQLLRDLAQVPGVYVPSLYGPGADGVSIEPLEPGAPARIQRRTATPMPHYAMGLVPHIETVHDRLTVEIRRGCTRGCRFCQPGMLTRPARDVEPEAVIEAVEEGMGRTGYSDFSLLSLSCSDYLALPAVGVELRNRLADKNVSLTLPSQRVDRFDQNIAHILGGTRKAGLTFAPEAGSQRLRDIVNKGLTDAELLAGVRTAMENGYRKLKLYFMIGLPGETDADVLGIADTCQALQQQCSDLGRLELNLTISNFTPKPHTPFQWHSVSTDEFRRRQELLRRALRQLRGLKTNFSDVRLSAVEDFVGRGDRRLSAVIEAAWRAGAGLDAWFESAERSYAAWTGAIEAAGLGGRYRQLELGAWSAVEAMDAADLETFCEQSLPWDHIDSGLDKRWLAEDLQRALAATVVPDCSFDGCSSCGVCGPELGHNVVIPPPAIPAALPQRAPASERVDRLRIGFAKTGSLALISHLDTLRMLERALRRSGLPVSFTGGFHPLPRLQLALPLPLGVEGSGEWLDLEFTEQVDPGLVRSRLQPELPAGFQLLSAIRVEVFGVSLSQELASAHWQFVLQPQAGAPPTPEQWQQARASLLAAETLTWNDTDKKGRPRSRDCRPFLLDLQWAEPQSDGSLLCTLWAAIDAAGRSLRPEQVQHWLAERLGQSLALSGLRRKDLVLKPC from the coding sequence GTGACCGTTGCCACCTCGGCTGATGCGCCGGTCGACTTCGACGCCCTGATTGATCTGGGCATCAGCAAGCCCGCCCGCTACCTGGGCAATGAGCTGGGGGTGAAGCCGCGCGACTGGGAGGCCGATTGGAAGCAAGTAGGGGTGCGCTGGGCGCTCACCTACCCCGAGGTCTACGAGGTGGGGGCAAGCAACAGCGGCCACATCATTCTCTATTCAATTATCAACGCCGTTCCCGGCCAGCTGTGCGACCGCAGCTACCTGCCGGCGCCGGATCTGGCCGCCCGCCTGCGCGAGCGCGGCGCGCCCCTGTTTGCGGTCGAGAGCCGGCGGCCCCTAGCCGCCTTCGACATCCTGGGCTTCTCGCTCAGCTACGAACTGGGCGGCACCAACATCCTCGAGATGCTGGAGCTAGCCGGCATCCCGATCCGGGCGGCCGATCGCGGCGACCTGCCCCTGGCTCACCCGGATGCGCCACCGCTGATCTTTGCCGGCGGCCCCACCGCCACCAGCAACCCGGAGCCCTTTGCCGCCTTCTTTGATTTTGTGGCCCTCGGCGATGGCGAGGAGCTGCTGCCGGAGATCGGCCTGGTGGTGGCTGAGGCTCGCGCTGCCGGCCATACGCGCCGGCAGCTGCTGCGCGATCTGGCCCAAGTGCCTGGCGTGTACGTGCCCTCGCTGTATGGCCCCGGCGCCGATGGGGTGAGCATCGAGCCGCTCGAACCAGGCGCCCCGGCCCGGATTCAGCGGCGCACCGCCACGCCCATGCCCCACTACGCCATGGGGTTGGTGCCCCATATCGAAACCGTGCACGACAGGCTCACGGTGGAAATTCGGCGCGGCTGCACCCGCGGTTGCCGCTTCTGTCAGCCGGGGATGCTGACCCGCCCTGCCCGCGATGTGGAGCCAGAAGCGGTCATTGAGGCTGTTGAGGAGGGCATGGGCCGCACCGGCTACAGCGATTTCTCGCTGCTGTCCCTGAGCTGCTCGGATTACCTGGCTCTGCCTGCGGTGGGGGTGGAGCTGCGCAACCGCCTGGCTGACAAAAACGTATCCCTCACCCTGCCTAGCCAGCGGGTGGATCGTTTCGATCAAAACATCGCCCACATCCTGGGCGGTACCCGCAAGGCGGGCCTCACCTTTGCGCCGGAGGCCGGCAGCCAGCGTCTGCGCGACATCGTCAATAAGGGGCTCACCGATGCGGAGCTGCTGGCCGGCGTGCGTACGGCGATGGAGAACGGCTATCGCAAATTGAAGCTCTATTTCATGATCGGCCTGCCGGGTGAAACCGATGCCGATGTGCTTGGCATCGCCGATACGTGCCAGGCCCTGCAGCAGCAGTGCTCAGATCTGGGCCGGCTGGAGCTCAACCTCACGATCAGTAATTTCACGCCCAAGCCCCACACGCCTTTCCAGTGGCACAGCGTCAGCACCGATGAATTTCGGCGGCGTCAGGAGCTGTTGCGCCGCGCCCTGCGCCAGTTGCGGGGCCTCAAAACTAATTTCAGCGATGTGCGCCTTTCCGCGGTGGAAGACTTTGTTGGCCGCGGCGACCGCCGCCTCTCAGCGGTGATTGAGGCGGCCTGGCGGGCTGGGGCGGGCTTGGATGCCTGGTTTGAGTCGGCCGAGCGCAGCTACGCCGCCTGGACTGGTGCAATCGAGGCGGCGGGTCTAGGCGGCCGCTACCGCCAGCTGGAGCTAGGCGCCTGGAGCGCGGTGGAGGCGATGGATGCTGCTGACCTGGAGACCTTTTGCGAACAGAGCCTTCCCTGGGACCACATCGATTCCGGCCTGGATAAGCGCTGGCTGGCTGAGGACCTGCAGCGTGCCCTAGCCGCCACCGTGGTGCCCGATTGCTCCTTTGATGGCTGCAGCAGCTGTGGCGTGTGCGGCCCGGAGCTTGGCCACAACGTGGTAATTCCGCCGCCTGCCATTCCGGCGGCCCTTCCCCAGCGGGCCCCTGCCAGCGAGCGGGTCGACCGGCTCCGCATTGGCTTTGCCAAAACTGGCTCCCTGGCTTTGATCAGCCACCTAGACACCTTGCGAATGCTGGAGCGGGCCCTGCGCCGCTCTGGCTTGCCGGTGAGTTTCACCGGTGGCTTCCATCCTCTGCCTCGCCTGCAGCTAGCCCTGCCGCTGCCCTTAGGGGTAGAGGGCAGCGGAGAGTGGCTGGATTTGGAGTTCACCGAACAGGTGGATCCAGGCCTGGTTCGCTCTCGGTTGCAGCCTGAGCTTCCAGCTGGCTTCCAGTTGCTCTCGGCTATTCGGGTTGAGGTGTTTGGCGTCAGCCTTTCCCAAGAGCTGGCTTCTGCCCATTGGCAGTTTGTTTTGCAGCCCCAAGCCGGGGCGCCGCCGACCCCGGAGCAGTGGCAGCAGGCCCGCGCCAGCCTGCTCGCCGCTGAGACGCTGACCTGGAACGACACAGATAAAAAAGGTCGCCCCCGCAGCCGCGATTGCCGGCCGTTTCTGCTCGATTTGCAATGGGCGGAGCCGCAGTCGGATGGTTCCTTGCTGTGCACCCTATGGGCTGCGATCGATGCTGCTGGCCGCAGTCTCCGCCCTGAGCAGGTGCAGCACTGGCTCGCTGAACGGCTCGGTCAATCCCTTGCCCTGAGTGGCTTGCGGCGGAAAGACTTGGTGCTGAAGCCGTGCTAA
- the pheA gene encoding prephenate dehydratase yields the protein MRFAFLGPAGTYGEQATRQLAELEGVANPELVPQLGIRAVVQALAQGTCDAAVVPVENSVEGGVTACLDALWEHPDLSVARALVLPIRHALLGSGPITGVSEVLSHPQALAQCSQWLSEHLPQALQLPTSSTAEAARMVAGSRFRAAIASQQAGTEHGLLELAYPINDVAGNCTRFLLLRRGPRSSQGPMASLAFSLHSNQPGALLEALGCFAQRGLNMGRIESRPSKREMGEYIFFVDLELPDGSTPLEAALAELAPLCEHLALFGAYPVTNLA from the coding sequence ATGCGTTTTGCCTTCCTCGGGCCGGCCGGCACCTACGGCGAGCAGGCCACCCGGCAACTGGCCGAGTTGGAAGGTGTCGCCAATCCTGAATTGGTGCCTCAGCTAGGTATTCGGGCCGTTGTTCAAGCCCTGGCCCAGGGCACCTGTGATGCGGCAGTGGTGCCTGTCGAGAATTCAGTGGAGGGGGGGGTGACTGCCTGCCTGGACGCTCTTTGGGAGCATCCGGATCTCAGCGTCGCCCGGGCCCTAGTGCTGCCGATCCGCCATGCCCTGCTTGGCAGCGGCCCGATTACGGGCGTGAGTGAGGTGCTCTCCCATCCCCAGGCCCTGGCCCAGTGCAGCCAGTGGCTTTCGGAACACCTGCCCCAGGCCTTGCAGCTGCCCACCAGCTCGACGGCGGAGGCGGCCCGCATGGTGGCGGGCAGTCGCTTCCGGGCGGCGATCGCCTCCCAGCAGGCCGGCACGGAGCATGGCCTGCTGGAGCTGGCCTACCCGATCAATGATGTGGCGGGCAACTGCACCCGCTTCCTGTTGCTGCGGCGGGGCCCCCGCTCATCGCAGGGCCCGATGGCAAGCCTCGCCTTTTCCCTGCACTCCAACCAGCCAGGGGCCCTGCTCGAAGCCCTGGGCTGCTTTGCCCAGCGCGGGCTCAACATGGGCCGGATCGAGTCGCGCCCATCAAAGCGGGAGATGGGTGAGTACATATTTTTTGTTGATCTGGAGCTTCCCGACGGATCAACCCCCCTGGAGGCAGCCCTTGCTGAGCTGGCGCCCCTTTGCGAGCACCTAGCCCTATTTGGGGCCTATCCGGTCACCAACCTCGCTTAG
- a CDS encoding methyltransferase domain-containing protein yields the protein MTVLSWPLAATIGAGALGCLAVALSARLWLKRRRRYESSASVADAYDRWTNDQLLERLWGDHIHLGYYRQSGSGRSRHQDFRVAKETFVHELARWSGLDQLPPGSTVLDVGCGIGGSARILARNYGLNVLGISISPAQIARATALTPAGLSCRFAVMDALALEIADASVDAVWSVEACPHMPDKQRYADELLRVLKPGGLLAVADWNRRDPAAGAMDRRERWVMRQLLEQWAHPEFASIRGLQKHLEQSQQAGGMTIETGDWTSATLPSWIESIFEGVRRPGAILGLGPAAVLQGLRETPTILLMRWAFATGLMQFGVFRGRKPSQA from the coding sequence ATGACCGTCCTGAGCTGGCCCCTGGCCGCCACCATCGGGGCCGGAGCCCTTGGCTGCCTTGCCGTCGCCCTATCAGCGCGTCTCTGGCTGAAACGCCGGCGACGATATGAATCCTCAGCAAGCGTGGCGGACGCCTACGACCGCTGGACCAATGACCAGCTGCTGGAGCGGCTCTGGGGGGACCATATCCACCTGGGCTACTACCGCCAGAGTGGTAGCGGCAGGTCGCGCCACCAGGATTTCCGAGTTGCCAAGGAAACCTTCGTCCATGAACTGGCCCGCTGGAGCGGCCTCGACCAACTGCCCCCCGGCTCCACCGTGCTCGATGTGGGCTGCGGCATTGGCGGCAGCGCCCGCATCCTGGCGAGGAACTACGGACTGAACGTCCTGGGTATCAGCATCAGCCCGGCCCAGATCGCCCGGGCCACAGCCCTCACTCCAGCCGGCCTCAGCTGCCGCTTTGCGGTGATGGATGCCCTGGCCCTGGAAATTGCCGACGCCAGCGTTGACGCCGTCTGGAGTGTGGAGGCCTGTCCCCATATGCCCGACAAGCAGCGCTACGCCGATGAGTTGTTGCGGGTGCTCAAACCAGGCGGCCTGCTGGCTGTAGCTGACTGGAACCGGCGCGATCCGGCCGCTGGCGCCATGGACCGGCGCGAGCGCTGGGTGATGCGTCAGTTGCTTGAACAGTGGGCCCACCCTGAATTCGCCAGTATCCGCGGGCTGCAAAAGCACCTCGAACAAAGTCAGCAGGCTGGTGGCATGACAATCGAAACCGGCGACTGGACCAGCGCCACCCTGCCCTCCTGGATCGAATCGATCTTTGAGGGCGTACGCCGGCCCGGCGCCATCCTGGGCCTGGGTCCCGCCGCAGTTTTGCAAGGCCTGCGCGAAACGCCCACGATCCTGCTGATGCGTTGGGCCTTCGCCACCGGGCTGATGCAATTTGGCGTCTTTCGCGGCCGCAAGCCCAGCCAGGCCTAA
- a CDS encoding LON peptidase substrate-binding domain-containing protein has translation MGELAVRELPLFPLPDVVLFPQEVLPLHIFEPRYRMLLRTVMAGDQRFGVVRWDPQNQTMADVGCCAEILHCQTQDDDHSNIVTMGQQRFRVLDIVREAPFRVGMVSWIEDEPETSHADLAALAGDVGQALRDVVELTGKLIGKPASLPNDLPDLPRELSFWIGAHLGGPVADHQQALLEITDTSERLRQEYELLDQTRRQLAARTVLKDTFQPQ, from the coding sequence ATGGGCGAGCTGGCCGTAAGGGAGCTGCCGCTGTTTCCCTTGCCCGACGTGGTGCTCTTCCCCCAGGAAGTACTGCCACTTCATATTTTTGAGCCCCGCTACCGGATGCTGCTGCGCACGGTGATGGCCGGAGACCAGCGCTTCGGAGTTGTGCGTTGGGACCCCCAAAACCAGACCATGGCCGATGTGGGCTGCTGTGCCGAGATCCTGCACTGTCAGACCCAGGACGACGATCACAGCAACATTGTGACCATGGGGCAACAGCGTTTTCGCGTACTGGACATCGTGCGTGAGGCGCCCTTTCGGGTGGGAATGGTGAGCTGGATCGAAGATGAACCCGAGACAAGCCATGCTGATCTCGCTGCTTTGGCGGGCGATGTTGGCCAAGCCCTACGGGATGTGGTGGAACTCACCGGCAAGCTGATTGGCAAACCGGCCAGCCTGCCAAACGACCTGCCCGACCTGCCCCGGGAGCTGTCGTTCTGGATCGGAGCCCACCTAGGTGGCCCGGTGGCCGACCACCAGCAGGCCCTGCTGGAAATCACTGACACCAGCGAGCGCCTGCGCCAGGAATACGAACTGCTGGACCAGACCAGGAGGCAGTTGGCTGCGCGCACCGTGCTCAAAGACACCTTCCAGCCCCAATAA